Within Peromyscus leucopus breed LL Stock chromosome 16_21, UCI_PerLeu_2.1, whole genome shotgun sequence, the genomic segment AATGAAATTCATCAATAATTAACAATTATTTCATATGTTACTTTCAcaattaattttctttgaaataaaacaagTACAGAATATTAAATTGCAATTAAGGAAGAATTTTAAGGCCTGAGTGGTTGTCCTGATACCAGGTACCAATTGCATTACACAAGGGCATAATAACAGTCTTTGGGCACAAAAGGAAGCAGTGACTCCACCTTAGAAGttcatatttgtaaatatttcaaGTTTCTTAAAGTTGTTCCTTTTATCTTCTTGAGGAAAAATTAATGTTAGATACACATTGAAGCAGCCTCTTCCATCTGCCTGAGGAGCCCTAGTTATATTGGTAAATATTCCCTACATTCAGATTCACTCACCTTCTTTTTcaacatataaaagcagaaagCCAGTAACTccacccaccaccacacagctgagGAGGGGAGCTGTGAAAACTCACTGTCTGACCCAATTTGCCACAAGCAAGTAGCTGGTAGGCTAGATGAGCTAATGATTCCCACAAGGGACATAATTCTGAACtcacatatgcataaaattaaaaatcctgACAAAAATGTTAATACAGCTTCATCCATACACAAATGTTTGATATTTCTTTGTAATCTCCAGAACCtattgttcatattttttaaactaaaaaaaaatgactacttTTAGGGTTGTAATTGAATaaagtagattttttaaaataattaatatttagacTCAACATTAAAGACACTTAACACTTTATTTAATTTGAATTAATTGTTATGTTATAAATGgatcaaatacatttatttatttgatgtattctcttctgtgaCAAACGTCTCAGCTCCTAACAGCTACTACTCAGGCAAAGACTACTTCTACAGTAGCCTCTCTAAGACTTGTATTCTTTCTGTAATAAAATCTACTTCAGCTTCTAAAGGACCCTGAACCATAAGTCAGTGTAAATTTCTTCAGTGTcagccttttaaattattttatggtcATTGATATTGTGACTATCTAGTAATTTATAATGTTTTTCTCATTGCCTACACCAGGTGACAGGGATGATTAACAGCAGTGTCAACGGTGACTTCATTCTGGTGGGTTTCtcagaccagccagagctggaAAGAACACTCTTCATAGTTATCTTAATTTCCTATCTTCTCACTCTGGTAGGAAATACAATAATTATTCTGATCTCTTCAATAGATCCTAAACTCAAAACCCCTATGTACTTTTTTCTTACTCACCTCTCCCTTGTAGACATCTGTTTTACCACCAGTATTGTCCCCCAACTGCTTTGGAACCTGAAAGGACCAGCCAAGACCATCACGGCTGTGGGCTGTGCAGTACAGCTTTATGTCTCTCTGACCCTGGGATCTACTGAGTGTATTCTCCTGGCAGTAATGGCTTTCGACCGCTATGCTGCTGTCTGCAAACCTCTGCACTATGTAGCTGTGATGAATCCACAGCTTTGCCGGGCTCTAGCGGGGATCTCTTGGATCAGTGGAATAGGAAATGCTCTCATCCAGGGAACAGTCACTCTTTGGCTTCCCCGTTGTGGCCATCTGTGGCTGCACCATTTCTTCTGTGAGGTCCCCTCCATGATCAAGCTCGCCTGTGTGGACATTCATGCCAATGAAGTCCAGCTCTTTGTGGCCTCATTGGTCTTGCTGCTTTTACCTTTAGCACTGATACTGACATCATATGGACACATAGCCAAGGCAGTTGTAAAAATCAAGTCAGCCCAGGCTTGGCGCAGAGCACTGAGCACATGTGGATCCCACTTGATGGTGGTGTCCCTCTTCTATGGAAGCATCACTGCCATCTATATCCAGCCAAACAGTTCATATGCCCACACCCATGGGAAGTTCATCTCTCTCTTCTATACAGTCATGACCCCGACCCTTAATCCCCTCATCTACACACTGAGGAATAAGGAGGTGAAAGGGGCTCTGGGACGGCTCTTTAACACCCGAGTGTGCAAACAAAGCAGAGCACGTGGTGACAGCGATTTTATGACTAGGGGATCCTGAGCATATTGTCATATAGTCCTGCACTGTAGTCTTCTAAGCCTTTGAAGCTCACTCTAAGCTTTGCCAGTGTTGCATTGGCCTTGGCCTCAGGACTCTCTTCTCAGTCTCTTCCCTGGATGCTCTGGGGCCCAGGAGAGGCAACATTTCTCAATACCCCTCAAAGTCCATGATTGTTCTGTTTCTTATACTCTCCAGATTCTCCATTCCCTTCTTGTATTTCTCTTTTGCACATGAACTCACAAACATAACCATAATGCCCCACAGCATGTCCCTCCCTACAGATCTTCTCACAATCCGAGAAAGCAGCTGTTCCCACTTTTACAGCAAACCCCACCATCAATATTGTAGAAAACAGTGGGGAAGTTAAGCTACAGACTTGAGACTTTTAACtccactacttttttttaaaaaacttgtgCAAGTTTTAGTCATCTCTTCATATCCACATTGTtatgaattaaaaagtaatgttCATCATTATGATAGCCAACACACTTGATACTAAATGATAAACACATTTGATACTAAATGATAAAGcatgttttcaaattttttttattataataatattgcTATCTATTGGTCTTATCATGTTCAATAATATCAACTAATACTTCTTACCCAGCTTGTAGTTATTTATCTACTTGCATCCATATAtgatatgaatgaaaaaaaatgttacttgaaAAATGTGACCAAAATGAGGTAATTTTTGTTACTTTCCtctttgtaatatatttttttaaaaaatatgactaTTCTGTCATTTAGTGTGGGGGACCAGCTTCCAccattatttaccccagggactcttgaagAAGGAGGGGTAAGAgacttagaaataaagaggggtgagaaaacaaagaaaatacaggatgaaCTCGGGTGGACCTGGATCCTTAGCCACCGGcgcagaactttattccaaagatctatttataacaatgccaaggggtggagcaaaagacctcccccttgctagttaagtcaagtgtagacccttacaaacaccgagtacccaggcccatggtccaatcaacctcttacacagtcctgctgggtacagccactaggaaacctagtgggctacaACAGTTAAGTTTtactaaattatttcttttatttttgtgagataataatataattacatttcccacctccttttcctccctccaaactctcatATGCCCCTCCTTGTTCAGTGTGTCCTACTTGATTTTAATGATGGCAATGATATCGAAGGTATCATTCCAAGACAGAATACTCTGTGTGTGGTGATAAATAGCAGCATCTAAAATAGGAAAGCCTGAAGTCTTGGATGCATCATTTCTAACATGAGTCCAACCTCATGCTGTATTGAAGTAGTTAGAAAACATCTAGTAAGGAGTCATTAAGTAACATTTATCACTAatagactgtttctttttctaataaaCTCATACTGTCAAGGAGAGTCACCTTGGTGGACATATTAATATTTTCCAGATTAAACTATCCAAGCAGTTACTAGCAATTATTGATACCTTACTCAATCCACTTGTATTAATCAAGCACATTATGCTTTAGACATCTAAAATAACTTTGTTAGTTGATTTATGTAAAGTGTACTTTTATGAAACTGTTTATTGTGATGAGATTATTTGATTCAGCTACGATCTAATGCTGGTGACTTATTTGTAGCATGAGGTTTGATTTCCATGATTTCTGATTTACAGAGTGTGGAGAATATGTATTCCTTACATTGACATGGACTCAAACTCTAAAAGATATTCTCACCAAACAGTATGGATTATCTCCTGTGTTTAGTCACCTCGTTCACCTCCCAGCAAAGAAGATGTTCTCTCATTATAGCTGTAACACATGTGGCCcttatttaaatttattcctgAAAGGATATACTAGCACAATCCAATATTCACCTGTATAGTTATCTATTTTATGCTTTTGCTCATAACTAGTTCTTATATTTAAGAGTTACATGTTTTCCTATTATCTTctgttatttgtttataattttctgGTATCCATTCATAGTTC encodes:
- the LOC114686576 gene encoding olfactory receptor 2G3-like; this translates as MINSSVNGDFILVGFSDQPELERTLFIVILISYLLTLVGNTIIILISSIDPKLKTPMYFFLTHLSLVDICFTTSIVPQLLWNLKGPAKTITAVGCAVQLYVSLTLGSTECILLAVMAFDRYAAVCKPLHYVAVMNPQLCRALAGISWISGIGNALIQGTVTLWLPRCGHLWLHHFFCEVPSMIKLACVDIHANEVQLFVASLVLLLLPLALILTSYGHIAKAVVKIKSAQAWRRALSTCGSHLMVVSLFYGSITAIYIQPNSSYAHTHGKFISLFYTVMTPTLNPLIYTLRNKEVKGALGRLFNTRVCKQSRARGDSDFMTRGS